From the genome of Falco naumanni isolate bFalNau1 unplaced genomic scaffold, bFalNau1.pat scaffold_462_arrow_pat_ctg1, whole genome shotgun sequence:
GGTCACCACGGGGTTGGGAGTCATCTCGTGAGGCCACCAGGGGGTTGAAGTCACCCAATGGGGCCACAATGGGGTTGGGGTCACCTCACGGGGCCACCATGGGGTTGAAGTCACCTAATGGAGGCCACCATGGGCTTGGGGGTCACCATGGGCTTAGGAGGGTCACCATGGGCTTGGGGGTCACCTCATGGGGGCACCATGGGGTTGGGAATCACCCAATGGGGTCACCACGGGGTTGGGGGACCCCCAATGGGGTCACCATTGGGTTGAAGGTCATATAATGGGGTCACCATGGGGTTGGGGGTCACCCAATGGGGTCACCATGGGGTTGAAGGCCATCCAATGGGCCACCATGGGGTTGGCGGTCACTCAATGGGGCCACCATGGGGTCACCATGGGGTTGAAGGTCACATAATGGGGTcaccatggggctgggggtcacCCAATGGGGCCACCACCGGCTTGAGGTCCCCTCAAAGCACCCCTCCCCATATCCCCCCCCCAAtgtcccctccccccccccccccctcccccagtcGAGGACTGGGAATGTTTCCAGGCCATCCTGGACCACACCTATGGGAAACACGTCAAGTCCGAGCCAGCCCTGCACCCTGTCCTCATGTCCGAGGCACCTGTAGGtgacacccacccccccaccccctccccccagggtGGGGGTGTCCCCTGGGGTCACCAcggtgtccccatgtcccctcaGTGGAACACACGGGCCAAGCGGGAGAAGCTGACGGAGCTGATGTTTGAGCACTACAACATCCCGGCCTTCTTCCTCTGCAAGACGGCTGTCCTCACCGCGTATCCGCCCCAGCACCCAaggggggcacccatgggtgccctcccccccccctccacgGGGACACCAACCCCCTCCCTGGGTTGCTGCGGGAACGGCCCCCgggggatggaggggaagagggggggtggggggtggagatGGGCGGTGAGGTGGGTGGGGGCGTGTAGAGATGGGTGGTGGGTGTAAAGATGGGTGGGTGGGTCTAGAGGTGGGTGTAAAGATGGGTGGTGGGTCTAGAGGTGGGTGTAAAGATGGGTGGTGGGTCTAGAGGTGGGTGTAAAGATGGGTGGTGGGTCTAGAGGTGGGTGTAAAGATGGGTGGTGGGTCTAGAGGTGGGTGGGGAGATGGGCGTAGAGATGGGTGGGTGTAAAGATGGGTGGGTGGGCGGGTCTaagggtgggcagggaggtgggtgggtgggtggagtGGTCTGGGGGTAGTTGCTGGGTGGGTGGTTGCTCCTCCTCATTACCAGGGTGCCCCATCATTAGCGCAGCACCCCTCATTAGCAAGCCCCCTCATTACCAGGCTCACCCCCTCATTAGTgccacaccccccccccccccattactGGGCCCCCACCTCATTACCAGGGTCCCCCATCATTAGCAGCCCTCCCCCCTCATTAACAAAGTCCCCCCTCATTAGTGCACCCTCCCTCATTACTGCACCCCCTCATTACCAGGGCTCCTTCCTCACTAGCGGGGGTCAGCCCTCGGGCTCCTCCCCTTGTTAGCAGCCCCCCCCTCATTACCAAGGTCCCCCCTCGTTAGTGCACACCTCCACACCCCTGGGCCCCCACCCTCACCAGCGAGGTCAGCCCTCAGGCTCATCCTCACTACTGGGCCTACACCTCATTACCAGGGTTCCCCCTCATTAGCGGCCTCCCCTAATTAGCGTGGCCCTTGATGAGGGCGACAGCTTCGCCAACGGCcgcagcacagggctggtgctggaCAGCGGCGCCACCCACACCACTGCCATCCCTGTGCACGACGGCTACATCCTGCAGCAAGGCAAGGGGCGGGGCTAACCGGGGAGGCGGGGCTAACCGGGGAGGCGGGGCTAACCGGGGAGGCGGGGCTAACCGGGGAGGCGGGGCTAACCGGGGAGGCGGGGCTAACCTGGGGGCGTGGCTGGTGCTGGACAGTGTTGCCACCCACAGCACCACCATCCCTGTGCACAAGGGCAACATCCTGCAGTAAGGCAAGGGGCGGGGCTTACTGAGAAAGGGGCGGGGCTTCCGGGGTTTTCACCGGTGGCTGTCCCCTCCCCAAAAAGGCATCGTCAAGTCGCCATTGGCCGGGGACTTCATATCGATGCAGTGCCGGGAGCTCTTCCAGGAGATGAACATCGACATTGTCCCACCATACA
Proteins encoded in this window:
- the LOC121082228 gene encoding LOW QUALITY PROTEIN: actin-like protein 6B (The sequence of the model RefSeq protein was modified relative to this genomic sequence to represent the inferred CDS: deleted 1 base in 1 codon) codes for the protein MSGGVYGGDEVGALVFDIGSFSVRAGYAGEDCPKADFPTTVGLLSPEEVALELDGDKDKKGGKVYYIDTNALHVAREGMEVLSPLKNGMIEDWECFQAILDHTYGKHVKSEPALHPVLMSEAPWNTRAKREKLTELMFEHYNIPAFFLCKTAVLTAFANGRSTGLVLDSGATHTTAIPVHDGYILQQGIVKSPLAGDFISMQCRELFQEMNIDIVPPYMIAAKEPVREGAPPNWKKKEKLPQVSKSWHNYTCN